The following proteins come from a genomic window of Solwaraspora sp. WMMA2065:
- a CDS encoding ABC transporter ATP-binding protein → MWSLPVADPGVADHRSALRLLRWLAGRAGASVAWGSVLSVVWMGSQALMPAVVGHAIDVGLTARDPQALLGWSAVLLGLGLVQATASISQHWFGVFNWLSTAYRTVQLTVRQANRLGATLPKRLATGEVVSIGTADMSSLGGAVEVVARAVGAVVAIVVVAAILVATSVPLGLVIVIGVPVLMAAVGLGLRPLHRRQQTYREQQATLATLAGDIVTGLRILRGVGGEPAFADRYREQSQELRRRGDRLARVESFLEANQLLLPGMFLVLVTWLGARLTLAGELTVGQLVAAYAYTAFLTGPIRTLTEFLHTMTRGHVAARRVAGLLAITPEFTDPARPRRLPDRAGDLVDSMSGLRVAPYQLTAVAATAPEDVVGLADRLGRYRDTEVALAGVPLRELDLATVRQRILVTDIVDALPADPGAGRADQRRRRAHRGADRRPAAGGPDRPDHCRLHHQPAAAGTRRPGGVRRRRPGGGRRQSRRSAAHRTRVRRPGDPRRVGGVDRVGGVE, encoded by the coding sequence ATGTGGTCCCTGCCCGTCGCCGATCCCGGCGTAGCCGATCACCGGTCAGCCCTGCGTCTGCTGCGCTGGCTGGCCGGACGTGCCGGGGCGTCCGTGGCCTGGGGATCGGTGCTCAGCGTGGTCTGGATGGGCAGCCAGGCGTTGATGCCGGCGGTTGTCGGACATGCCATCGACGTCGGCCTCACCGCCCGCGATCCGCAGGCGCTGCTCGGCTGGTCAGCGGTGCTACTGGGGCTGGGGCTGGTCCAGGCGACGGCCAGCATCAGCCAGCACTGGTTCGGCGTGTTCAACTGGCTGTCCACCGCGTACCGCACGGTCCAGCTCACCGTACGGCAGGCCAACCGGCTCGGCGCCACCCTGCCGAAACGGCTGGCCACCGGCGAGGTGGTGAGCATCGGGACCGCCGACATGAGCAGTCTGGGCGGCGCGGTGGAGGTCGTCGCCCGGGCGGTTGGTGCGGTGGTGGCGATCGTCGTGGTCGCCGCGATCCTGGTCGCCACCTCCGTCCCGCTCGGGCTGGTGATCGTGATCGGCGTGCCGGTGCTGATGGCGGCCGTCGGGCTCGGCCTGCGGCCGCTGCACCGCCGCCAGCAGACGTACCGGGAACAGCAGGCCACCCTGGCGACCCTGGCCGGCGACATCGTGACCGGCCTGCGGATCCTGCGCGGCGTCGGCGGTGAACCGGCCTTCGCCGACCGCTACCGGGAGCAGTCGCAGGAGCTGCGGCGGCGCGGCGACCGGCTGGCCCGGGTCGAATCCTTCCTGGAGGCCAACCAGCTGCTGCTGCCCGGGATGTTCCTGGTGCTGGTGACCTGGCTCGGGGCGCGGCTCACTCTCGCCGGCGAGCTGACCGTCGGGCAACTGGTCGCCGCCTACGCGTACACCGCGTTCCTGACCGGTCCGATCCGGACGTTGACCGAGTTCCTGCACACCATGACCCGTGGCCACGTCGCCGCCCGCCGGGTCGCGGGCCTGCTCGCCATCACGCCGGAGTTCACCGACCCGGCCCGACCCCGCCGACTGCCGGACCGCGCCGGCGACCTGGTCGACTCCATGTCCGGCCTGCGGGTGGCCCCGTACCAGTTGACCGCCGTCGCGGCCACCGCGCCGGAGGACGTCGTCGGGCTCGCCGACCGGCTGGGGCGCTACCGCGACACCGAAGTCGCCCTGGCCGGCGTACCGCTGCGGGAGCTGGACCTGGCCACGGTCCGGCAGCGGATCCTGGTGACCGACATCGTCGACGCGCTGCCCGCCGATCCTGGTGCTGGTCGAGCCGACCAGCGCCGTCGACGCGCACACCGAGGTGCGGATCGCCGCCCGGCTGCGGGCGGCCCGGACCGGCCGGACCACTGTCGTCTGCACCACCAGCCCGCTGCTGCTGGAACACGCCGACCGGGTGGTGTTCGTCGACGCCGGCCGGGTGGTGGCCGACGGCAGTCACGCCGATCTGCTGCGCACCGAACCCGGGTACGCCGCCCTGGTGACCCGCGCCGAGTCGGTGGCGTCGACCGAGTCGGCGGCGTTGAGTGA
- a CDS encoding ABC transporter permease — protein sequence MSTATSTVQRPAAPADSPGVGEHLRNYFSRIRGGDLGALPAILGLVVLCTVFSIVRPNFFTAGNFANLFIQGGAVTLIAMGLIFVLLLGEIDLSAGFASGVCAAILAVVSTEMGLPWYVAVLAAVATGTLIGTVLGFLVAKVGIPSFVVTLAAFLAFQGTVLLLIEGGKNVSLRDDVLIAIVNRNVPPVIGWAIFGVGVAGFALIQLLRYRTRSAKGLVTDPIVVVLTRIGVLIAIAGAAVYILNQERSINPLITSLRGVPIVVPVIVVLLIFWTFVLRRTAYGRHIYAVGGNREAARRAGINVDRIRISAFMICSSMAAVGGIVAASRANSVDANTGGSNVLLFAVGAAVIGGTSLFGGKGRVLDAVLGGAVVAVIENGMGLLNVSSGVKFVFTGLVLLLAASVDALSRRRAAAGSR from the coding sequence ATGAGCACCGCCACCTCCACAGTCCAGCGGCCCGCCGCCCCGGCCGACTCGCCCGGCGTCGGCGAACACCTGCGCAACTACTTCTCCCGGATCCGCGGCGGCGACCTCGGCGCGCTGCCCGCGATCCTCGGCCTCGTCGTGCTCTGCACGGTCTTCTCGATCGTGCGGCCCAACTTCTTCACCGCCGGCAACTTTGCCAACCTGTTCATTCAGGGCGGCGCGGTCACCCTGATCGCGATGGGGCTGATCTTCGTCCTGCTGCTCGGTGAGATCGACCTGTCCGCCGGCTTCGCCAGCGGCGTCTGCGCCGCGATCCTGGCGGTCGTCTCCACCGAGATGGGACTGCCCTGGTACGTGGCGGTGCTGGCAGCCGTGGCCACCGGAACCCTGATCGGCACCGTCCTCGGGTTCCTGGTCGCCAAGGTCGGCATCCCGTCGTTCGTGGTCACCCTGGCCGCGTTCCTCGCCTTCCAGGGCACGGTGCTGCTGCTGATCGAAGGCGGCAAGAACGTCTCGCTGCGCGACGACGTGCTGATCGCGATCGTCAACCGCAACGTCCCGCCGGTGATCGGCTGGGCGATCTTCGGCGTCGGGGTGGCCGGGTTCGCGCTGATCCAGCTGCTGCGCTACCGCACCCGGTCCGCCAAGGGCCTGGTCACCGACCCGATCGTGGTGGTGCTAACCCGCATCGGAGTGCTGATCGCGATCGCCGGTGCCGCCGTCTACATCCTCAACCAGGAGCGCAGCATCAACCCGCTGATCACCTCGCTGCGCGGGGTGCCGATCGTGGTGCCGGTCATCGTGGTACTGCTGATCTTCTGGACCTTCGTGCTGCGGCGCACCGCGTACGGCCGGCACATCTACGCGGTCGGCGGCAACCGGGAAGCCGCCCGCCGGGCCGGCATCAACGTCGACCGGATCCGGATCTCCGCCTTCATGATCTGCTCCTCGATGGCCGCCGTCGGCGGCATCGTGGCCGCCAGCCGCGCCAACTCGGTGGACGCCAACACCGGCGGCAGCAACGTGCTGCTGTTCGCCGTCGGCGCGGCGGTGATCGGCGGCACCAGCCTCTTCGGCGGCAAGGGCCGGGTCCTCGACGCGGTCCTCGGCGGCGCCGTGGTCGCGGTCATCGAGAACGGCATGGGACTGCTGAATGTCAGCTCCGGGGTGAAGTTCGTCTTCACCGGTCTGGTGCTGCTGCTGGCCGCCAGCGTCGACGCGCTGTCCCGCCGTCGCGCCGCCGCCGGGTCCCGATGA
- the ung gene encoding uracil-DNA glycosylase, giving the protein MLDLLAMLPPAWATALTPHLDPAGTTALGRYVADEYADQTVYPPVADLFTAYRLCQPEQCRVLILGQDPYHRAVQAHGLSFSVRDGVSVPPSLRNVFKELGTDVGVPMPRSGDLTGWAAQGVLLLNAVLTVRQGRPGSHAGKGWEEFTDATIAALDARDQRVVFLLWGGYARKKRGLITNPGHVVLEAGHPSPMNPRGFLGSRPFSATDKALADAGLPGIDWSRTGGADQPVAG; this is encoded by the coding sequence ATGCTCGACCTGCTGGCCATGTTGCCTCCTGCCTGGGCCACCGCGCTCACCCCGCACCTGGACCCGGCCGGCACCACCGCGCTCGGCCGGTACGTCGCCGACGAGTACGCCGACCAGACGGTGTACCCGCCGGTGGCGGACCTCTTCACCGCTTACCGGCTGTGTCAGCCGGAGCAGTGCCGGGTGCTTATCCTCGGCCAGGACCCGTACCACCGGGCCGTGCAGGCCCACGGGCTCAGCTTCAGCGTCCGCGACGGGGTATCGGTGCCGCCGTCGCTGCGCAACGTATTCAAGGAGCTGGGCACCGATGTCGGGGTGCCGATGCCGCGCAGCGGTGACCTGACCGGCTGGGCGGCCCAGGGCGTGCTGCTGCTCAACGCGGTGCTCACCGTGCGGCAGGGCCGGCCCGGCTCACACGCCGGCAAGGGCTGGGAGGAGTTCACCGACGCCACGATCGCCGCGCTCGACGCCCGCGACCAGCGGGTCGTCTTCCTGCTGTGGGGCGGCTACGCGCGCAAGAAGCGCGGGCTGATCACCAACCCGGGGCACGTCGTGCTGGAGGCCGGCCACCCCAGCCCGATGAACCCGCGGGGTTTTCTCGGCAGCCGGCCGTTCAGCGCCACCGACAAGGCGCTGGCCGACGCCGGCCTGCCCGGCATCGACTGGAGCCGGACCGGCGGTGCCGATCAGCCGGTGGCCGGCTGA
- the tsaB gene encoding tRNA (adenosine(37)-N6)-threonylcarbamoyltransferase complex dimerization subunit type 1 TsaB, whose translation MLVLVLDSSTPAVTAALAEITDDVRLLASRRTVDARAHGELLSPQIAACLAESGAAAADLTAVVAGLGPGPFTGLRVGLVTAASVAHALDIPTYGVNSLDALGYAAGTDLAGTDLAGSDAATGRVLAATDARRREIYWAVYAADGQRLTDPAVDAPAAVAEALAGLGVTTAVGDGALRYAELLGVPVRPEPRYPDALPLARLAADRVRTAALTEPLTPCYLRRPDAVAAAGRKPVLQ comes from the coding sequence GTGCTGGTACTGGTGCTGGATTCGTCGACTCCCGCGGTGACCGCCGCGCTGGCCGAGATCACCGACGACGTACGTCTGCTGGCCAGCCGACGTACGGTCGACGCGCGGGCGCACGGCGAACTGCTCTCCCCGCAGATCGCCGCCTGCCTGGCCGAGTCCGGCGCGGCGGCGGCGGACCTGACCGCAGTGGTGGCCGGGCTCGGCCCCGGGCCGTTCACCGGACTGCGGGTCGGTCTGGTCACCGCCGCCAGCGTGGCGCATGCCCTCGACATCCCGACGTACGGCGTCAACTCGCTCGACGCGCTCGGCTATGCCGCCGGCACCGACCTCGCCGGCACCGACCTCGCCGGCAGCGACGCCGCGACCGGCCGGGTGCTGGCTGCTACCGACGCGCGGCGCCGGGAGATCTACTGGGCGGTGTACGCCGCCGACGGTCAGCGGCTCACCGACCCGGCGGTCGACGCGCCGGCCGCCGTCGCCGAGGCCCTGGCGGGTCTCGGCGTCACCACGGCAGTCGGCGACGGCGCCCTGCGCTACGCCGAACTGCTCGGCGTACCGGTGCGACCCGAGCCCCGCTACCCGGACGCGCTGCCGCTGGCGCGGTTGGCGGCCGACCGGGTCCGCACCGCCGCGCTCACCGAGCCGTTGACCCCTTGCTACCTGCGCCGGCCCGACGCCGTCGCGGCGGCCGGACGCAAACCGGTGCTCCAGTGA
- a CDS encoding ROK family transcriptional regulator — protein sequence MRAGPSQEEIRRHNLGALLRHVHVHGATSRAELTTTLGLNRSTIGALTADLAAAGLVSEGGARETGRAGRPSLVVRPASERVYAYALSIEVDRLRAARVGLGGRILDTRTGERPRGTLAAEAVGPLAGFVKELHQAVPAGAVCVGSGVAVCGMVRRDDGMVRLGPTMGWVDEPLGAALAEALGDDRGVLVGNVSDVCALAEHTRGAAVGCDHVVYLYGDVGVGAGIIAGGRRVTGHGGYGGEVGHMVVHPGGRPCLCGSRGCWETEIGEHALIQAAGRSGEVVGREAVLAVVDAADRGDSQAQAAVRQVGNWLGFGVANLVNIFNPETVIFGGTLRDVYLAAAAHVRSRLNSNGLPACREHVRLRTPKLGDDAPLIGAAELAFEQLLADPLDAVAG from the coding sequence ATGCGGGCAGGACCCAGCCAGGAGGAGATCCGCCGGCACAACCTCGGCGCGCTGCTGCGGCACGTGCACGTGCACGGCGCCACCTCACGGGCCGAACTGACCACCACGCTGGGGCTCAACCGCAGCACCATCGGCGCGCTCACCGCCGACCTGGCCGCCGCCGGCCTGGTCAGCGAGGGCGGTGCCCGGGAAACCGGCCGGGCCGGACGACCGTCGCTGGTCGTCCGGCCCGCGTCCGAGCGGGTGTACGCGTACGCGCTCAGCATCGAGGTCGACCGGTTACGGGCCGCCCGGGTCGGACTTGGTGGCCGGATCCTCGACACGCGCACCGGCGAGCGACCCCGGGGCACCCTCGCCGCCGAGGCGGTCGGCCCACTCGCCGGCTTCGTCAAGGAGCTGCACCAGGCGGTGCCGGCCGGCGCGGTCTGCGTCGGCAGCGGCGTCGCGGTCTGCGGCATGGTCCGCCGCGACGACGGCATGGTCCGGCTCGGCCCCACCATGGGCTGGGTCGACGAGCCGCTCGGCGCGGCCCTCGCCGAGGCGCTCGGCGACGACCGGGGCGTGCTGGTCGGCAACGTCTCCGACGTGTGCGCGCTGGCCGAACACACCCGGGGCGCGGCGGTCGGCTGCGACCACGTCGTCTACCTGTACGGCGACGTCGGCGTCGGCGCCGGGATCATCGCCGGTGGCCGGCGGGTCACCGGGCACGGCGGGTACGGCGGCGAGGTCGGCCACATGGTGGTGCACCCCGGTGGCCGGCCCTGCCTGTGCGGATCCCGGGGCTGCTGGGAGACCGAGATCGGCGAACACGCGCTGATCCAGGCAGCCGGCCGCAGCGGGGAAGTCGTCGGCCGGGAAGCGGTACTCGCCGTGGTGGACGCGGCCGACCGGGGCGACAGCCAGGCCCAGGCCGCGGTCCGCCAGGTCGGCAACTGGCTCGGCTTCGGCGTGGCCAACCTGGTCAACATCTTCAACCCGGAGACGGTGATCTTCGGCGGTACGCTACGGGACGTCTACCTGGCGGCGGCCGCGCACGTGCGCAGCCGGCTCAACTCCAACGGGCTACCGGCCTGCCGGGAACACGTCCGACTGCGTACCCCGAAACTCGGCGACGACGCGCCGCTGATCGGCGCCGCCGAACTCGCGTTCGAGCAGCTGCTCGCCGACCCGCTCGACGCGGTGGCCGGCTGA
- the rimI gene encoding ribosomal protein S18-alanine N-acetyltransferase yields the protein MRTVRFRWWHIEQAVPIEADLFGAEQWSAEMFWNELANGHHYLAVVDGTDQLAGYAGLALAGDPATPDEAWVQNVAVRRDHQRRGVGRTLLAGLLDEATRRGAGRTYLEVAVDNAPAQRLYAAYGFEPVGVRRGYYQPSNTDALVMMRDG from the coding sequence CTGCGGACCGTCCGGTTCCGCTGGTGGCACATCGAACAGGCGGTACCGATCGAAGCCGACCTGTTCGGTGCCGAACAGTGGTCGGCCGAGATGTTCTGGAACGAGCTGGCCAACGGACACCACTACCTGGCCGTCGTCGACGGCACCGACCAGCTGGCCGGGTACGCCGGGCTGGCACTGGCCGGCGATCCGGCGACACCCGACGAGGCGTGGGTGCAGAACGTCGCGGTACGCCGGGACCACCAACGGCGCGGCGTGGGCCGGACCCTGCTGGCCGGGCTGCTCGACGAAGCCACCCGACGCGGGGCCGGCCGGACCTACCTGGAGGTCGCGGTGGACAACGCGCCCGCGCAACGGCTGTACGCGGCGTACGGTTTCGAACCGGTGGGTGTACGCCGTGGCTACTACCAACCCAGCAACACCGACGCTCTGGTGATGATGCGAGATGGCTGA
- a CDS encoding helix-turn-helix transcriptional regulator gives MESSTRLGGEVGRLLRQERELRRLTQRDLATATGIAQTTVARVESGHRGAALPLVERLFAALGRQLVVGVEDLDEDVDQQIAQLADRGIDDRLLDTDVERFRRHVDGISYVFDGPTAALLQGAPVPAPGVHVALLWSEADAITEWLTGRYASRWMDRWQEYRHIPVDPREPHPLRWQTIAGEIHARMCDKLPESIDVRHGERHYPVVPLAELAIADPGVARLLDRHRAGRSGQPVPGRGG, from the coding sequence ATGGAATCGTCGACCCGGCTCGGCGGGGAGGTCGGCCGGCTGCTGCGGCAGGAACGCGAACTCCGCCGGCTGACCCAGCGGGATCTGGCCACGGCCACCGGAATCGCGCAAACCACCGTAGCCAGGGTCGAGTCCGGTCACCGGGGCGCGGCGCTGCCACTGGTCGAGCGGTTGTTCGCGGCGCTGGGCCGGCAACTCGTGGTCGGAGTCGAGGACCTCGACGAGGACGTGGACCAGCAGATAGCGCAACTCGCCGACCGCGGGATCGATGACCGGCTCCTGGACACCGACGTCGAGCGGTTCCGCCGCCACGTCGACGGAATCAGCTACGTCTTCGACGGTCCGACCGCCGCACTGCTGCAGGGCGCGCCGGTGCCGGCACCCGGGGTGCACGTGGCCCTGCTCTGGTCCGAGGCGGACGCCATCACCGAATGGCTAACCGGCCGGTACGCGAGCCGGTGGATGGACCGCTGGCAGGAGTACCGGCACATTCCGGTCGATCCACGCGAGCCGCATCCACTCCGGTGGCAGACGATAGCCGGTGAGATCCACGCCCGGATGTGCGACAAACTCCCCGAGTCGATCGACGTACGGCACGGCGAGCGGCACTACCCGGTGGTGCCGCTGGCCGAGCTGGCGATCGCCGATCCGGGCGTCGCCCGGCTACTGGACCGGCACCGGGCGGGCCGCAGTGGTCAGCCGGTACCGGGGCGCGGCGGTTGA
- the tsaD gene encoding tRNA (adenosine(37)-N6)-threonylcarbamoyltransferase complex transferase subunit TsaD, with translation MADEPLVLGIETSCDETGVGIVRGHTLLADALASSVAEHARFGGVVPEVASRAHLEAIVPTMRRALDDAGVTLADIDAIAVTAGPGLAGALLVGVAAAKGYAIATDKPVFGVNHLAAHVAVDTLEHGPLPEPAIALLVSGGHSSLLLVDDLTAGVTPLGATIDDAAGEAFDKVARLLGLPFPGGPPIDRSARDGDAAAIAFPRGLTAPKDLAAHRFDFSFSGLKTAVARWVEARERAGEPVPVADVAASFQEAVCDVLTAKAVDACRDRGVETLVIGGGVAANSRLRAMAEQRCERYGIRVRVPRPKLCTDNGAMVAALGSHLVAAGVPASRLDLPADSALPLTTVSV, from the coding sequence ATGGCTGACGAACCACTGGTCCTCGGGATCGAGACCTCCTGCGACGAGACCGGGGTCGGCATCGTCCGCGGGCACACGCTGCTCGCCGACGCGCTGGCCTCCAGCGTGGCCGAACACGCCAGGTTCGGCGGCGTGGTGCCGGAGGTGGCCAGCCGGGCCCACCTGGAAGCGATCGTGCCGACGATGCGCCGGGCGCTCGACGACGCCGGTGTCACCCTGGCCGACATCGACGCGATCGCGGTGACCGCCGGCCCCGGTCTGGCCGGTGCTTTGCTGGTCGGCGTCGCGGCGGCCAAGGGCTACGCGATCGCCACCGACAAGCCGGTGTTCGGTGTCAACCACCTCGCCGCCCACGTGGCCGTCGACACCCTGGAGCACGGTCCGCTGCCGGAGCCGGCGATCGCCCTGCTGGTCTCCGGTGGGCATTCGTCGCTGCTGCTGGTCGACGACCTGACCGCCGGAGTCACCCCGCTCGGCGCCACCATCGACGACGCGGCCGGTGAGGCGTTCGACAAGGTGGCCCGGCTGCTCGGCCTGCCGTTCCCCGGCGGGCCGCCGATCGACCGGTCGGCTCGCGACGGTGACGCCGCGGCGATCGCATTCCCCCGTGGACTCACCGCGCCGAAGGACCTCGCCGCGCACCGGTTCGACTTCTCCTTCTCCGGACTGAAGACCGCGGTGGCCCGCTGGGTCGAAGCCCGGGAACGAGCCGGTGAACCGGTGCCGGTGGCGGACGTCGCCGCGTCGTTCCAGGAGGCGGTCTGCGACGTGCTGACCGCCAAGGCGGTCGACGCCTGCCGGGACCGGGGCGTCGAGACCCTGGTCATCGGTGGCGGGGTGGCGGCCAACTCGCGGCTGCGGGCGATGGCCGAGCAACGCTGCGAGCGGTACGGGATCCGGGTCCGGGTGCCCCGGCCGAAACTGTGCACCGACAACGGCGCGATGGTCGCCGCGCTCGGTTCGCATCTGGTCGCCGCCGGGGTACCGGCCAGCCGGCTGGACCTGCCGGCCGACTCCGCGCTGCCGTTGACCACGGTGAGCGTGTAA
- the tsaE gene encoding tRNA (adenosine(37)-N6)-threonylcarbamoyltransferase complex ATPase subunit type 1 TsaE, which produces MTVRIPLPELADTHDLGRRLGRLLRQGDLVVLTGPLGAGKTALVQGIGDGLGVRGDVTSPTFVIARVHQPDPSRGGSLTLVHADAYRLGDAPDPRVEIDDLDLDADMDRAVTVVEWGEGMVEQLAEAHLLVRMHRAEDDSRTAELIGRGPGWSGRLAGLDQPAGHAGR; this is translated from the coding sequence ATGACTGTCCGGATCCCGCTACCCGAACTGGCCGACACCCACGACCTCGGCCGCCGCCTCGGCCGGCTGCTGCGCCAAGGCGACCTGGTGGTGCTGACCGGTCCGCTCGGCGCCGGCAAGACCGCGCTGGTGCAGGGGATCGGCGACGGCCTCGGGGTACGCGGCGACGTCACCTCGCCGACCTTCGTCATCGCCCGGGTACACCAACCGGATCCGTCCCGGGGCGGCTCGCTCACCCTGGTGCACGCCGACGCGTACCGGCTCGGCGACGCGCCCGACCCGCGGGTTGAGATCGACGACCTCGACCTGGACGCCGACATGGACCGGGCGGTCACCGTCGTCGAGTGGGGCGAGGGGATGGTCGAGCAGCTGGCCGAGGCGCACCTGCTGGTCCGCATGCACCGGGCCGAGGACGACTCCCGGACCGCCGAGTTGATTGGACGGGGCCCCGGCTGGTCGGGTCGGCTCGCCGGGCTGGACCAGCCGGCCGGCCATGCTGGACGGTGA
- a CDS encoding ATP-binding cassette domain-containing protein: MSATPLLQLRGIDKNFGPVQVLRNVDFAVHAGEVTALVGDNGAGKSTLVKCISGIHPIDRGEVVVDGRRVHIHNPRDAASHGIEVVYQDLALCDNLDIVQNMFLGREKRSGIVLDETTMEQMAADTLAGLSVRTVKSLRQLVASLSGGQRQTVAIAKAVLWNSKVVILDEPTAALGVAQTAQVLELVRRLADNGLAVVLISHNMNDVFAVSDRIAALYLGQMVAQVRSTEITHAQIVELITAGRSGDLGLPADNGTEYAATNGPGADR, from the coding sequence GTGTCCGCGACCCCCCTGCTGCAACTGCGCGGGATCGACAAGAACTTCGGCCCCGTCCAGGTGCTGCGCAACGTCGACTTCGCCGTCCACGCCGGCGAGGTGACCGCGCTCGTCGGCGACAACGGCGCCGGCAAGTCCACCCTGGTCAAGTGCATCAGCGGCATCCACCCGATCGACCGCGGCGAGGTCGTCGTCGATGGCCGCCGGGTGCACATCCACAACCCGCGCGACGCCGCCTCGCACGGCATCGAGGTCGTCTACCAGGACCTCGCGCTCTGCGACAACCTCGACATCGTGCAGAACATGTTCCTCGGGCGGGAGAAGCGCTCCGGGATCGTCCTGGACGAGACCACCATGGAGCAGATGGCCGCGGACACCCTCGCCGGGCTCTCCGTCCGGACCGTCAAGTCGCTGCGGCAGCTCGTCGCCAGCCTCTCCGGCGGCCAGCGCCAGACCGTCGCCATCGCCAAGGCTGTGCTGTGGAACAGCAAGGTCGTCATCCTCGACGAACCCACCGCGGCGCTCGGCGTCGCCCAGACCGCCCAGGTGCTCGAACTGGTCCGCCGGCTCGCCGACAACGGCCTCGCCGTCGTACTGATCTCGCACAACATGAACGACGTCTTCGCGGTGTCGGACCGGATCGCCGCGCTGTACCTCGGCCAGATGGTCGCCCAGGTACGGAGCACGGAGATCACCCACGCGCAGATCGTGGAGCTGATCACCGCCGGCCGCAGCGGTGACCTCGGCCTACCGGCCGACAACGGCACCGAGTACGCCGCCACCAACGGACCGGGAGCCGACCGATGA
- a CDS encoding IS110 family transposase, producing the protein MLFIGDDWAEDHHDVELMDASGRRLAKARLPEGIAGITRLHAMIGTALGDDIDADAAAAQVKIGIETDRGPWVQALVAAGYTVYPVNPLQAARYRERLAVSRAKSDAADAHMLADMVRTDSHQLSPMAGDSADAEAVKVVTRMHKTLIWERTRAVQRLRHALREYFPAALEAFEDLDAADTLQLLAKAPDPASAARLSISQISAALKRARRRDVAAKAASIQAVLRAEHLGQPAVVTTAYAASVRALVALLVTLNEQVKALQGQVEDHFGRHPDAEIILSQPGLGAVLGARVLAEFGDDHDRYATAKARKNYAATSPITRASGKKRTVAARFVHNDRLIDALMTQAFSALKASPGARAYYDRQRARGASYNAALRQLANRLVGILHGCLKTGTVYDEATAWSHHLSKAAA; encoded by the coding sequence TTGCTGTTCATAGGAGATGACTGGGCGGAGGACCACCACGACGTCGAGCTCATGGACGCCTCCGGCCGCAGGCTGGCCAAGGCGAGGCTGCCCGAGGGCATCGCCGGCATCACCAGGCTCCACGCGATGATCGGCACGGCGCTCGGCGACGACATCGACGCCGACGCTGCTGCTGCTCAGGTGAAGATCGGTATCGAGACCGATCGGGGCCCGTGGGTGCAGGCGCTGGTCGCCGCCGGGTACACGGTGTACCCGGTCAACCCGTTGCAGGCGGCCCGCTACCGGGAACGTCTGGCGGTGTCCCGGGCCAAGAGCGACGCCGCCGACGCGCACATGCTGGCCGACATGGTGCGCACCGACTCGCACCAACTGAGCCCGATGGCCGGAGACTCGGCGGACGCCGAGGCGGTCAAGGTCGTCACCCGGATGCACAAGACGCTGATCTGGGAACGCACCCGTGCTGTGCAGCGGCTGCGGCACGCGCTGCGGGAGTACTTCCCTGCGGCGTTGGAGGCGTTCGAGGACCTCGACGCCGCTGACACCCTGCAACTCCTCGCGAAGGCCCCTGATCCGGCCAGCGCCGCCCGGCTGAGTATCAGCCAGATCAGCGCCGCTCTCAAACGGGCCCGGCGCCGTGACGTCGCGGCCAAGGCCGCGTCGATCCAGGCGGTGCTGCGTGCCGAGCACCTCGGCCAGCCGGCCGTGGTCACCACCGCCTACGCCGCGTCGGTGCGCGCCCTGGTCGCCCTGCTGGTCACTCTCAACGAGCAGGTCAAGGCCCTGCAAGGGCAGGTGGAGGACCATTTTGGCCGGCACCCGGACGCTGAGATCATCCTGTCCCAGCCCGGACTGGGTGCCGTCCTCGGCGCCCGGGTGCTCGCCGAGTTCGGTGACGACCACGACCGCTACGCCACCGCGAAGGCCCGGAAGAACTACGCCGCGACCAGCCCGATCACCCGCGCGTCCGGGAAGAAGAGGACCGTCGCGGCCCGGTTCGTCCACAACGACCGGCTCATCGACGCCCTGATGACCCAGGCGTTCTCCGCGTTGAAGGCCTCGCCGGGTGCCCGCGCCTACTACGACCGGCAACGTGCCCGCGGCGCCAGCTACAACGCCGCGCTGCGCCAACTCGCCAACCGGCTCGTCGGCATCCTGCACGGATGCCTGAAGACCGGCACCGTCTACGACGAGGCGACCGCGTGGTCGCATCACCTCAGCAAGGCTGCTGCTTGA